A genomic region of Anaerolineales bacterium contains the following coding sequences:
- the iscX gene encoding Fe-S cluster assembly protein IscX encodes MAQALYWDAIYEVVLALKAHYPHETLDALSLGELFQRVVALPGFADDPELANDEILAAIYQEWFEEINPV; translated from the coding sequence ATGGCCCAGGCACTGTATTGGGACGCCATCTATGAGGTGGTTTTGGCGTTGAAAGCCCACTATCCCCACGAAACGCTGGATGCGTTGTCGCTGGGGGAGTTGTTTCAACGGGTGGTGGCGCTGCCGGGTTTTGCAGATGACCCTGAGCTGGCCAACGATGAGATCCTGGCGGCTATCTACCAGGAATGGTTCGAAGAGATCAACCCGGTGTGA
- a CDS encoding ABC transporter substrate-binding protein, producing MRAVSLVPSITESLFDLGLGASLVGITDYCIYPAEPLERLPRIRGTKNPRLAEIIALKPDVIFANQEENTQAAVEGLRAAGLHVALHFPRTVAQAVADLMSIAQLYNSATAIARVEALASEVAAARQRQPQPLPVFVPVWYQAGPPEWWMTLNQHTFTHDLLALCGFHNVFAARERRYPLAADLGQGPAQPAEGRDTRYPRVTAAELAAAAPQAALLPSEPYAFGAANAARLYATLGGRLPASQILTLDGSYLTWPGTRLRQALAVLHIARQRLG from the coding sequence ATGCGCGCCGTTTCGCTTGTCCCGTCGATCACCGAGAGCTTGTTTGATCTCGGGCTGGGCGCTTCGCTCGTCGGCATCACGGATTATTGCATCTACCCGGCGGAGCCGCTTGAGCGCCTGCCGCGCATCCGCGGCACCAAGAATCCACGCCTCGCTGAGATTATCGCCCTCAAGCCGGATGTGATCTTCGCCAACCAGGAAGAGAATACTCAGGCCGCCGTCGAGGGCTTGCGGGCGGCGGGGCTGCATGTAGCGCTGCACTTTCCACGCACGGTGGCGCAAGCCGTGGCCGATCTGATGAGCATTGCACAGCTTTACAACAGCGCCACAGCCATCGCCCGGGTCGAAGCGCTAGCCAGCGAAGTGGCGGCCGCCCGCCAGCGCCAGCCGCAGCCGCTGCCAGTCTTTGTGCCCGTCTGGTACCAGGCTGGCCCACCCGAGTGGTGGATGACGCTCAACCAGCACACCTTCACCCATGATCTGCTGGCCCTGTGCGGCTTCCACAACGTTTTCGCCGCGCGTGAGCGGCGTTACCCGCTGGCGGCTGACCTGGGGCAGGGGCCAGCTCAGCCGGCCGAGGGGCGAGATACCCGCTACCCGCGGGTAACCGCCGCCGAGCTGGCCGCCGCGGCGCCACAGGCCGCCTTGCTACCCTCGGAGCCGTATGCCTTCGGCGCTGCCAATGCCGCCCGTTTGTATGCCACCTTGGGCGGCCGGCTCCCAGCATCCCAGATCCTCACCCTGGATGGCAGCTATCTCACCTGGCCGGGCACGCGCCTGCGCCAAGCGCTGGCCGTGCTTCACATTGCCCGCCAACGCCTGGGCTAA
- a CDS encoding NADH-quinone oxidoreductase subunit D → MSEATPAAAPAAPIEKSALEQRFPEAVTPDARPGYEGYLVGADHLVEVARALRDEMGYDYLSSVTAVDYYSDAPNAENFIEVVYHFYKSTGGGALELKVQTPRDNSVIPSLVDLYPGADFQEREAYDLYGVTFTGHPDLRRILMWEGFAGYPMRKDWKEAFYEEEAKPFKNRWPEGQVYRAEDRNPFNKNNQYPQGFDPTTFKESDDPKLYEVLEKAGRAYSEDIDTEQVVVNLGPQHPSTHGVFRMAVRLDGETIVALKPVMGYLHRNHEKIGERNTWTMNMPFTDRLDYLSSMSNNFGYALAVEKLMGDKGAPPERAQYLRVIMAELTRISNHLWAVGFLLNDLGAFFTPALYAIVERELILDVFEATTGSRMMCNYFRFGGVARDLPEGVLEKIKDLVFNRLERKIDELDIYLSENELVRSRSEGVGVITPEEAIAFSTAGPVLRASGVPYDIRRADPYGIYDRFDFKVAVRNHGDVYDRYMIRIDEMRYSLDILKQALKDLPGGEVMNGKNPYQVRVPAGESYGRVEGPKGELGYYIVSNGKGNPARYHVRAPSFINLTVLEKMCLGQKVADVVVNLGSIDIVLGEVDR, encoded by the coding sequence ATGAGCGAAGCTACACCTGCTGCGGCCCCGGCCGCCCCGATCGAAAAGAGCGCGCTGGAGCAGCGCTTCCCTGAGGCCGTCACGCCCGATGCGCGCCCTGGGTACGAAGGCTACCTGGTAGGCGCTGACCACTTGGTGGAAGTGGCGCGTGCCCTGCGTGACGAGATGGGCTACGACTATCTCTCCTCCGTCACCGCGGTGGATTACTACAGCGATGCCCCCAACGCCGAGAACTTCATCGAAGTGGTCTACCACTTCTACAAATCCACCGGCGGCGGCGCACTCGAGCTCAAGGTACAGACCCCGCGCGATAACTCGGTCATCCCCTCCCTGGTTGACCTGTACCCCGGGGCAGATTTCCAAGAGCGCGAAGCCTACGACCTGTATGGCGTAACCTTCACCGGCCACCCAGACCTGCGCCGCATCCTGATGTGGGAAGGCTTCGCCGGCTACCCCATGCGCAAAGACTGGAAAGAAGCCTTCTACGAAGAGGAGGCCAAGCCCTTCAAGAACCGCTGGCCCGAAGGCCAGGTCTACCGCGCCGAAGACCGCAATCCCTTCAACAAGAACAACCAGTACCCGCAAGGGTTCGACCCCACGACGTTCAAAGAAAGCGATGACCCCAAGCTCTACGAAGTATTGGAGAAGGCCGGGCGCGCCTACAGCGAAGACATTGACACCGAGCAGGTCGTGGTCAACCTCGGCCCGCAGCATCCCTCCACCCACGGTGTGTTCCGCATGGCGGTGCGCCTGGACGGTGAGACCATCGTGGCGCTCAAGCCGGTGATGGGCTACCTGCACCGCAACCACGAGAAGATTGGCGAGCGCAACACCTGGACGATGAACATGCCGTTCACCGACCGCCTCGATTACCTCTCGTCAATGAGCAACAACTTTGGATATGCCCTGGCGGTTGAGAAACTGATGGGCGATAAGGGCGCTCCCCCTGAGCGTGCGCAGTACCTGCGTGTCATCATGGCTGAGCTCACTCGCATCAGCAATCACTTGTGGGCCGTGGGCTTCCTGCTGAATGACCTCGGCGCCTTCTTCACCCCGGCGCTGTACGCCATCGTCGAACGCGAATTGATCCTGGACGTTTTTGAAGCCACCACCGGCTCGCGCATGATGTGCAACTACTTCCGCTTCGGCGGCGTGGCGCGCGATTTGCCCGAAGGCGTGCTCGAGAAGATCAAGGACCTGGTCTTCAACCGCCTGGAGCGCAAGATCGACGAGCTGGATATCTACCTCTCCGAAAATGAACTGGTGCGCAGCCGTTCCGAAGGGGTGGGGGTGATCACGCCCGAAGAGGCGATCGCCTTCTCCACCGCCGGCCCGGTGCTGCGTGCCTCCGGCGTACCCTACGACATCCGCCGTGCTGATCCCTACGGCATCTACGACCGCTTTGATTTCAAGGTGGCGGTGCGCAACCACGGTGATGTGTACGATCGCTACATGATCCGCATCGATGAAATGCGCTACAGCCTGGATATTCTCAAGCAGGCGCTCAAAGACCTGCCTGGTGGCGAAGTGATGAACGGCAAGAACCCCTACCAGGTGCGCGTGCCGGCCGGCGAATCCTACGGCCGTGTGGAAGGCCCCAAAGGGGAGTTGGGCTACTACATTGTGTCCAACGGCAAGGGCAACCCGGCGCGCTATCACGTGCGCGCTCCAAGCTTCATTAACTTGACCGTGCTGGAAAAGATGTGCCTGGGCCAGAAGGTGGCTGACGTCGTCGTCAACCTCGGTTCCATCGACATCGTGCTGGGCGAAGTGGACCGCTAG
- a CDS encoding DMT family transporter codes for MSAGPLRKGILFGLLAAAIWGGMYVVSKWVLAYVPPFTLLALRLLLGIASLLVWMRWRGSWPRLARRQWLHLLALGVLGYGISLGFQFSGTQLSTAANGAVITAATPALVFLFARGLLGEAIRPRQWGALLLSTLGVLLIVNPWQAGLEAPLWRGNLLLVGAALTWALYSVLVRWLSARGPQLLDPLVLTLGAFIGGLLVVLPAASLELQRQPMAAMNAGLLAGILYLGVVSTALAAYLWNRAFAMLPAGIAGLTFFAQPLVGAGLGIGLLGEPFSLHFAAGGALILACLWLAAQGDRIA; via the coding sequence ATGTCCGCCGGCCCACTGCGTAAGGGGATTCTGTTCGGTCTGCTCGCCGCGGCGATCTGGGGCGGCATGTATGTGGTCAGCAAATGGGTGTTGGCCTATGTGCCACCCTTCACCCTGTTGGCCTTGCGCCTGCTGCTGGGTATCGCCAGCCTGCTAGTGTGGATGCGCTGGCGTGGCAGCTGGCCGCGGCTGGCGCGGCGCCAATGGCTGCACCTGCTGGCCCTCGGGGTGCTGGGCTATGGAATTTCCCTGGGCTTCCAATTCAGTGGCACGCAGCTCTCCACCGCCGCCAATGGCGCCGTGATCACGGCCGCCACGCCGGCGCTGGTGTTCCTGTTTGCGCGTGGGCTGCTGGGCGAAGCCATCCGGCCGCGCCAATGGGGGGCGTTGCTGCTCTCCACGCTGGGCGTCTTGCTGATCGTCAATCCCTGGCAAGCCGGCCTGGAGGCACCCCTATGGCGTGGCAATCTACTGCTGGTGGGCGCGGCGCTCACCTGGGCTTTGTATTCGGTATTGGTGCGCTGGCTTAGCGCGCGTGGCCCACAACTACTCGACCCGTTAGTGCTCACCCTGGGAGCTTTCATCGGTGGCCTGCTGGTGGTGCTGCCCGCCGCCAGCCTGGAGCTGCAGCGGCAGCCGATGGCTGCGATGAACGCCGGCCTGCTGGCGGGCATTTTGTACTTGGGCGTAGTATCGACTGCCCTGGCTGCGTATCTATGGAACCGCGCTTTTGCCATGTTGCCAGCCGGCATCGCCGGGCTGACCTTCTTCGCGCAGCCGCTGGTGGGGGCGGGGTTGGGCATCGGCCTGCTGGGTGAGCCGTTCAGCTTGCATTTTGCCGCCGGCGGGGCGCTGATCCTGGCCTGCTTGTGGCTGGCTGCCCAGGGCGATAGAATCGCCTAG
- a CDS encoding 4Fe-4S binding protein, translating into MYGLGILKGMWVTLTHFIDTYVEDIKWLGRKRYFSEEGVQSRRSTETKGIFTVQYPEEKLPVPEEFRFTPFLVYDVDEEGNKHDRCTSCGICAKVCPPQCIWIVRTEDPVTKRPVPEPVDFFVDVDICMNCGYCAEYCPFDAIKMDHNYEMASYDRHAEHIFNKEKLSKPAEYYASIRPTNYAREEAIKAEEAAKKAAAAAAKAAAATAAPAASSPPPAAPTAG; encoded by the coding sequence ATGTACGGACTCGGTATTCTCAAAGGCATGTGGGTGACCCTGACCCACTTCATCGACACCTATGTCGAAGACATTAAATGGCTGGGGCGCAAGCGCTACTTCAGTGAAGAAGGTGTGCAGAGCCGCCGCAGCACCGAAACCAAAGGCATCTTTACCGTGCAGTATCCGGAAGAGAAGCTGCCGGTGCCCGAAGAATTTCGCTTTACTCCCTTCCTGGTCTACGATGTAGACGAAGAGGGTAACAAGCACGATCGCTGCACCTCGTGCGGCATCTGTGCCAAGGTGTGCCCGCCGCAGTGCATCTGGATCGTGCGCACCGAAGACCCGGTGACCAAGCGCCCCGTGCCGGAGCCGGTGGATTTCTTTGTGGATGTGGACATCTGCATGAACTGTGGCTACTGCGCCGAATACTGCCCGTTTGATGCGATCAAGATGGATCACAACTACGAGATGGCCTCGTACGATCGCCATGCGGAGCACATCTTCAACAAGGAGAAGCTCTCCAAGCCGGCAGAGTACTACGCCAGCATTCGCCCCACCAACTATGCCCGCGAAGAGGCGATCAAGGCCGAAGAAGCGGCCAAGAAGGCGGCAGCCGCCGCGGCCAAGGCTGCGGCTGCAACTGCGGCTCCGGCCGCTAGCAGCCCGCCGCCCGCTGCGCCCACGGCTGGGTAA
- a CDS encoding Mrp/NBP35 family ATP-binding protein, with protein sequence MSKELTNETVLAALAKVKEPAVQKDFVLLNAVQKLEVSGERVALTLALISPQHPFQAEIEKDVRKALEKAGARHIELDFALQVPGDGRPRAGYASGVKNVVAIASGKGGVGKSTVSVNVATALAKAGAKVGLLDSDVYGPNVPTMMGVKHLPAPPDSSGHLLPAEAYGVKMMSIGFLVKPEQAMVWRGPMLHNAIRQFINDVEWGEIDYLIVDMPPGTGDVQLSLAQTTPLSGGVIVTLPQKVSIDDARRGAEMFRQLRVPLMGVVENMSYLELPDGKRMEVFGKGGGKDLAAEFGVAFIGAIPMEPEVRAGGDGGKPIVVGHPDSAAAKALTEIAADIALRTSVAALAAQSQAFSIKIE encoded by the coding sequence ATGTCCAAAGAACTCACCAACGAAACTGTATTGGCTGCTCTTGCCAAAGTAAAAGAGCCTGCCGTTCAGAAAGACTTTGTACTTTTGAATGCAGTGCAGAAACTCGAGGTCAGCGGCGAGCGCGTGGCGCTGACCCTGGCGCTGATCAGCCCCCAGCATCCCTTCCAGGCCGAGATCGAGAAAGACGTGCGCAAGGCGCTGGAGAAAGCCGGCGCCCGGCATATCGAGCTCGACTTTGCCCTCCAGGTTCCCGGGGACGGGCGCCCGCGGGCTGGCTACGCCTCTGGCGTCAAGAACGTCGTTGCCATCGCCTCCGGCAAGGGCGGCGTAGGCAAGAGCACCGTCTCGGTCAACGTGGCCACTGCGCTGGCTAAGGCTGGCGCCAAGGTTGGCCTGCTGGACTCAGACGTGTATGGCCCCAATGTACCCACCATGATGGGCGTCAAACACCTGCCGGCCCCGCCAGACAGCAGCGGCCATCTGCTGCCTGCAGAAGCCTACGGCGTCAAAATGATGTCGATCGGCTTCCTGGTCAAGCCCGAGCAGGCGATGGTGTGGCGTGGCCCCATGTTGCACAATGCCATCCGCCAATTCATCAATGATGTCGAGTGGGGCGAGATCGATTATCTCATCGTGGATATGCCCCCCGGCACCGGCGATGTGCAGCTGAGCCTGGCGCAAACCACGCCGCTCAGCGGGGGCGTGATCGTCACCCTGCCGCAGAAGGTTTCGATCGATGATGCTCGCCGTGGCGCCGAGATGTTCCGCCAGTTGCGCGTGCCGCTCATGGGTGTGGTCGAGAATATGAGTTACCTCGAGCTGCCCGACGGCAAGCGTATGGAAGTATTTGGCAAGGGGGGCGGCAAGGATCTGGCGGCGGAGTTTGGCGTCGCCTTCATTGGCGCCATCCCGATGGAGCCGGAAGTGCGCGCCGGGGGCGATGGCGGCAAGCCCATCGTGGTGGGGCACCCCGATTCGGCCGCGGCTAAGGCGCTGACAGAAATTGCCGCAGACATCGCGCTGCGTACATCGGTAGCTGCCTTGGCTGCGCAGAGTCAGGCATTTTCCATTAAAATTGAGTGA
- the pyk gene encoding pyruvate kinase yields MLKERRAKIVATLGPSSQDSATLERMIAAGMSVARLNFSHGTHAEYAELIQRVRAAAEKLDTPVAILQDLQGPKIRVGDLANGSVVLTRGDWITLTTLEDGSGPANSIPVDFAELPRFVSKGGRILLDDGRLELRAGEVTETTIQAEVIIGGTLKSNKGINLPGAYIDVPGLTAKDELDLAKGLDLGVDMVAISFVRTAEDVQRVRAFINQHAPAPDRMDVPIIAKLERSEALENLVEIVEAANGVMVARGDLGVELPPEYVPIAQKQIIDAANQAGKIVITATQMLESMILNPRPTRAEASDVANAIFDGTDAVMLSGETAMGSYPVETVRMMEAIIHESELHLSKWGHWKGHEPSLEREDAISITRAARELAEDVNVAAITVFTESGRTALLMSKSFPRVPILALTPERKTYQRMAVYAGVLPIMVALSHSIDEMLESIESTTLGLHDLKPGQKVVVISGYPIGDMRPPNLVMLHTLGQDRNKLYKRDALQ; encoded by the coding sequence ATGCTAAAAGAACGACGTGCAAAAATCGTGGCCACCCTTGGCCCCTCCAGCCAGGACAGTGCGACCCTGGAACGGATGATCGCGGCGGGCATGAGCGTCGCCCGCCTCAACTTCTCGCACGGCACGCATGCCGAGTACGCCGAGTTGATCCAACGCGTGCGTGCCGCAGCCGAAAAGCTGGATACCCCGGTAGCCATCCTGCAAGACTTGCAAGGCCCCAAGATCCGCGTGGGTGACCTGGCCAACGGCAGCGTAGTGCTGACCCGCGGCGATTGGATCACGTTAACCACGCTGGAAGACGGCAGCGGCCCGGCCAACAGCATCCCGGTGGACTTTGCCGAATTGCCCCGTTTCGTCTCCAAAGGCGGGCGCATCCTGCTGGACGATGGCCGCCTGGAGCTGCGCGCCGGCGAGGTGACCGAGACCACCATTCAGGCCGAAGTAATCATCGGCGGCACATTGAAATCCAACAAGGGGATCAACCTGCCCGGCGCCTACATTGACGTGCCCGGGCTGACCGCCAAAGACGAGCTGGACCTGGCCAAGGGCCTGGACCTGGGCGTAGACATGGTGGCGATCTCTTTCGTGCGCACTGCCGAGGATGTCCAGCGTGTGCGCGCCTTCATCAACCAACACGCCCCCGCGCCCGATCGCATGGACGTGCCGATCATCGCCAAACTGGAGCGCAGCGAAGCGCTCGAGAACCTGGTGGAAATCGTCGAAGCCGCCAACGGCGTGATGGTGGCACGTGGTGACCTGGGCGTGGAGCTACCGCCTGAATACGTGCCCATTGCCCAGAAGCAGATCATCGATGCCGCCAACCAGGCCGGCAAGATCGTGATCACGGCCACGCAAATGCTCGAATCGATGATCCTGAACCCGCGCCCCACCCGCGCCGAAGCCTCTGACGTGGCCAACGCCATCTTTGATGGCACGGACGCCGTGATGCTCTCCGGCGAAACCGCGATGGGCAGCTACCCGGTGGAAACCGTGCGCATGATGGAAGCCATCATCCACGAGTCGGAGCTGCACCTGAGCAAATGGGGCCACTGGAAGGGCCACGAGCCTTCGCTGGAGCGTGAGGATGCCATCTCGATCACACGTGCGGCGCGCGAACTGGCCGAAGATGTGAACGTGGCGGCGATCACCGTCTTCACCGAATCGGGCCGTACCGCCCTGCTGATGTCCAAGTCGTTCCCGCGCGTGCCGATCCTTGCGCTCACGCCCGAGCGCAAGACCTACCAGCGCATGGCAGTGTACGCCGGCGTGCTGCCCATCATGGTGGCACTCTCCCACAGTATTGACGAGATGCTGGAGAGCATCGAAAGCACCACCCTGGGGCTGCACGACCTCAAGCCCGGGCAGAAAGTAGTGGTCATCTCTGGCTACCCCATCGGCGATATGCGCCCGCCCAATTTGGTCATGCTGCACACGCTGGGGCAAGATCGTAATAAGCTCTACAAGCGTGACGCGCTGCAATAG
- the nuoB gene encoding NADH-quinone oxidoreductase subunit NuoB — translation MTDTTPTVNSAGYEVPPELRQSVAVTTLDKIWNMGRRYSVWPMMFGLACCAIEMICTAASRYDLARFGMEVMRPSPRQSDLMIVSGTVTKKMIPQIVRLYNQMPEPKYVLAMGACASGGGPFKEGYNVVSGVDQYIPVDVYVPGCPPTPQALLHGLMKLQEKIDSESITTVRWYGKEDIDAIPVPMLGPDIVDPRDYELIKQETSKKPAAAPAAAAPSPATPAAEAAS, via the coding sequence ATGACTGACACAACCCCCACCGTCAACAGCGCCGGCTACGAGGTGCCGCCCGAGCTGCGCCAAAGCGTCGCCGTGACCACGCTGGACAAGATCTGGAACATGGGCCGCCGTTACTCCGTGTGGCCGATGATGTTCGGCTTGGCCTGCTGCGCCATTGAGATGATTTGTACCGCCGCCAGTCGCTACGACTTGGCGCGCTTCGGTATGGAAGTGATGCGCCCCAGCCCGCGCCAATCGGATCTGATGATCGTCTCCGGCACCGTCACCAAGAAGATGATCCCGCAGATCGTGCGTCTGTATAACCAGATGCCTGAACCCAAATACGTGCTCGCCATGGGCGCCTGCGCCTCCGGCGGCGGCCCCTTCAAAGAAGGCTACAACGTAGTCTCGGGCGTTGACCAATACATCCCCGTGGATGTATATGTGCCCGGCTGCCCGCCGACCCCGCAGGCCTTGCTGCATGGCTTGATGAAGCTGCAAGAGAAGATCGACTCCGAATCCATCACCACCGTGCGCTGGTATGGCAAAGAAGACATCGATGCCATTCCGGTGCCGATGCTTGGGCCAGACATTGTTGACCCGCGCGATTACGAATTGATCAAGCAAGAAACCAGCAAGAAACCCGCGGCCGCGCCTGCTGCTGCCGCCCCGTCACCGGCAACCCCGGCCGCCGAAGCGGCTAGCTAA
- a CDS encoding DUF3761 domain-containing protein gives MKTAERIILGIWLANLFLLVLLAGYFALSPSLHPGTAKAATVTPTPFQVPTFTATDTATATDTSTPTQTFTITASATLTATLTTTPLPTSTASLTSTANATATQTQDAFIFRIQSSGATAICRDGTLSYSRNRRGTCSHHGGVRTWLR, from the coding sequence ATGAAGACTGCCGAACGCATAATTCTGGGAATATGGCTGGCTAATTTATTTCTCCTGGTGTTACTGGCCGGGTATTTTGCACTGTCTCCCTCGCTTCACCCAGGTACAGCCAAAGCCGCCACAGTCACCCCCACCCCTTTCCAAGTCCCCACCTTTACAGCCACTGACACTGCTACCGCAACTGATACCAGTACCCCTACGCAAACATTCACTATCACGGCATCCGCTACCCTAACGGCCACCCTGACCACAACACCGCTCCCTACCTCGACGGCCAGCCTAACTAGTACAGCAAATGCTACAGCCACTCAAACCCAGGATGCTTTCATCTTTCGCATTCAGAGCAGTGGAGCTACGGCAATCTGCCGAGACGGAACATTGAGTTATTCGCGCAATCGCAGAGGCACTTGCTCACATCACGGTGGAGTGAGAACTTGGCTGCGCTAG